In Kangiella koreensis DSM 16069, a single window of DNA contains:
- a CDS encoding HAD family hydrolase → MSTQPRAVFFDLDGTLLDTAPDMALALNIQREVHGKEPLPFSEVRPYVSHGAAAMLRIGFGLEPQHKEFDEFRKQYLNIYADNIAVHTELFNGLQELLEGLHKANIAWGIATNKPEFLTIPLLEALKLRSSCNALVCGDTVKPTKPHPNPLFSAAQQAGVKPVQSVYVGDAWRDIAAGRAAGMKTVIAEYGYIQPEDNLLEWLADATAKESTDLKALLLNR, encoded by the coding sequence ATGAGCACTCAACCGCGCGCAGTTTTCTTCGACTTAGATGGTACCTTGTTGGATACTGCGCCTGACATGGCCTTAGCCTTAAATATACAGCGTGAAGTCCATGGCAAAGAGCCACTCCCTTTCTCCGAAGTTCGTCCCTACGTTTCGCATGGCGCTGCTGCCATGTTAAGAATTGGATTTGGCTTAGAACCGCAGCATAAAGAATTTGATGAGTTTCGAAAGCAATATCTCAATATTTATGCTGATAATATCGCTGTGCACACCGAGCTTTTTAACGGCCTGCAAGAATTACTCGAAGGGTTGCACAAAGCCAATATTGCCTGGGGGATTGCCACCAACAAACCTGAGTTTTTAACTATACCTCTACTTGAAGCTTTGAAGTTGCGCAGCTCTTGCAATGCGCTGGTTTGTGGTGATACCGTCAAACCGACCAAGCCACACCCCAATCCACTTTTCTCTGCTGCACAGCAAGCTGGCGTTAAACCCGTTCAATCGGTGTATGTTGGTGATGCCTGGCGTGATATCGCTGCGGGCCGTGCCGCTGGAATGAAAACCGTAATTGCTGAATATGGTTATATTCAACCGGAAGATAATCTTCTTGAATGGCTTGCGGATGCTACTGCGAAAGAATCAACAGATCTGAAAGCCCTGCTTCTTAATCGTTAA
- the serC gene encoding 3-phosphoserine/phosphohydroxythreonine transaminase, which produces MNRGYNFSAGPAAIPTEVLERAQEELLNWNGQGCSVMEFGHRTPEFGQLLEQTEADLRKLLHIPNHYRVLFMHGSASHQFAMVPMNFLAPDDTANYLEQAHWSKKAIQEAQNFGNIHVQQGFQQTEEGLAIVPESDWQLDEDGKYLHFTSNETIVGVQFKKEPKAFAGKLVCDMCSDILSRPIDIEQYALIYAGAQKNIGPSGMTVVIVREDLFEQMQTHRVPSLFQYPLMAQHKSLFNTPPSFGIYLASLVFEWLLERGGVETIEQLNQQKAQLLYDAIDASDFYHSPVAKDSRSMMNVAFTLSDPSLDSAFLLQAKEQGLLALKGHRDFGGMRASIYNAMPLEGAQALVDFMKEFERRA; this is translated from the coding sequence ATGAATCGCGGTTATAATTTTAGCGCTGGCCCAGCCGCCATACCGACCGAAGTGCTTGAGCGAGCGCAAGAAGAGCTTTTAAACTGGAACGGGCAAGGGTGTTCAGTGATGGAGTTTGGGCACCGCACTCCTGAGTTTGGACAGCTCCTTGAGCAAACTGAAGCAGATCTTAGAAAACTACTTCATATACCAAATCACTACCGTGTATTATTTATGCACGGTAGTGCTTCTCACCAGTTCGCTATGGTGCCGATGAACTTCCTGGCTCCTGATGATACTGCCAATTATCTTGAGCAAGCTCATTGGTCAAAAAAAGCCATTCAAGAAGCTCAGAACTTTGGCAATATCCATGTTCAACAAGGTTTTCAGCAAACTGAAGAGGGGCTGGCAATTGTTCCTGAGTCGGACTGGCAACTGGATGAAGACGGAAAGTATCTACACTTCACTTCCAACGAAACCATTGTTGGAGTTCAGTTCAAAAAGGAACCTAAAGCCTTCGCTGGAAAGTTAGTGTGCGACATGTGTTCCGACATTTTGTCCCGCCCGATTGACATTGAACAGTACGCTTTAATTTATGCCGGCGCACAAAAAAATATTGGCCCATCAGGCATGACAGTGGTGATTGTTCGTGAAGATTTATTCGAACAAATGCAAACTCACCGTGTTCCATCGTTATTTCAATACCCATTGATGGCGCAGCATAAATCCTTGTTCAATACACCGCCAAGCTTTGGTATCTATCTCGCCAGTTTGGTGTTTGAGTGGTTGTTAGAGCGCGGTGGAGTTGAAACGATTGAACAATTGAATCAGCAAAAAGCTCAGCTACTATATGATGCGATTGATGCTTCCGATTTTTATCATTCTCCCGTTGCAAAAGACTCACGCTCGATGATGAATGTCGCCTTCACATTAAGTGATCCCAGCTTAGATAGCGCCTTTTTACTACAAGCAAAAGAACAAGGGCTTCTTGCCTTAAAAGGGCACCGTGATTTTGGTGGAATGCGAGCCAGTATCTACAACGCAATGCCATTAGAAGGAGCTCAGGCATTGGTAGATTTTATGAAGGAGTTTGAGCGTAGAGCTTAG
- the gyrA gene encoding DNA gyrase subunit A, which translates to MGELAKEILPINIEDELKTSYLDYAMSVIVGRALPDVRDGLKPVHRRVLYAMNVLGNDYNKAYKKSARVVGDVIGKYHPHGDTAVYDTIVRMAQPFSLRYMLVDGQGNFGSIDGDSAAAMRYTEVRMDKLAHQLLADLEKETVDFEDNYDGSESEPTVLPTRVPNLLINGSSGIAVGMATNIPPHNLTEVIDGCLALIDNPDITIPELMEYIKGPDFPTAAIINGRAGIIDAYHTGRGKIYLRSRSHVETDEKSGKQSIVVTELPYQVNKARLIEKIAELVKDKKIEGITGLRDESDKDGMRMVIELRKGEVPEVVLNNLYAQSQMQNVFGINMVALDNNQPRLFNLKDAIDAFVTHRREVVTRRTIFELRKAREKAHVLEGLAIALANIDAIIELIKESPTPKEAKEGLMGRGWEPGQVSTMLARAGTEACRPEELAAEFGFHDGFYKLSDAQAQAILDLRLHKLTGLEHDKILGEYKDLLGLIEELLRILMSTERLLEVIREELEEVRENFGDERRSEILDSKLDLTIADLITEEDVVVTLSHEGYVKYQALSEYKAQRRGGRGKSATKMKDEDFIEKLLVASTHDTILCFSSTGKVYWLKVFELPNAGRGSRGKPIVNVLPLENGERINAILPIREFSEDKFVFMATANGTVKKTSLEQFSRPRSNGIIALTIADDDELIGVVETDGSNHIMMFSDAGKVIRFDEANVRGMGRTARGVRGMKLPEGAKVIQMIVAEEDGSVLTATENGYGKRTAMEDHPLRGRGGQGVISIQMSERNGAVVSAVPVIDGDEVMLISKGGTLIRTGVDDIRIMGRNTQGVRLIKLDDGETLVGLQRIVEIEDDEDDEDELEESEVVETSNNEESLDETDSQEAGDDE; encoded by the coding sequence ATGGGTGAACTTGCCAAAGAGATCCTCCCGATCAATATTGAAGATGAACTAAAAACTTCCTACCTTGATTATGCAATGAGTGTTATCGTCGGACGTGCTTTACCGGACGTCCGAGATGGTTTGAAACCGGTTCACCGCCGTGTTTTATACGCCATGAACGTGCTTGGAAATGATTATAATAAAGCTTATAAAAAATCCGCTCGTGTAGTGGGTGACGTCATCGGTAAATATCACCCCCATGGTGATACCGCTGTTTACGACACTATCGTGCGTATGGCTCAGCCTTTCTCCTTACGTTATATGCTGGTCGATGGTCAGGGTAACTTCGGTTCGATTGACGGCGATTCAGCAGCTGCGATGCGTTATACCGAAGTCCGTATGGACAAATTGGCCCATCAGCTATTGGCCGATCTGGAAAAAGAAACCGTAGATTTCGAAGACAACTATGACGGCTCTGAATCAGAGCCCACGGTTCTTCCTACTCGTGTTCCTAACTTATTGATCAACGGTTCCTCTGGTATCGCTGTGGGTATGGCGACTAATATTCCACCTCATAACTTAACAGAAGTTATTGATGGTTGTTTGGCTTTGATCGATAACCCTGACATCACCATTCCTGAATTAATGGAATACATCAAAGGCCCTGATTTCCCAACTGCCGCTATCATCAATGGTCGTGCTGGCATCATAGATGCTTACCATACTGGGCGCGGTAAAATTTATCTACGCTCGCGTAGCCATGTCGAAACAGATGAAAAATCAGGCAAGCAATCGATCGTTGTCACTGAGTTGCCTTATCAGGTCAACAAAGCGCGTTTGATTGAAAAGATTGCTGAGCTGGTTAAAGATAAGAAGATAGAAGGTATTACCGGTCTGCGTGATGAGTCAGACAAAGACGGTATGCGTATGGTGATTGAATTGCGTAAAGGTGAAGTGCCTGAAGTGGTGCTTAATAACCTGTATGCGCAGTCTCAAATGCAGAATGTATTTGGCATTAACATGGTGGCTTTAGATAACAATCAGCCGCGCCTGTTTAACTTGAAAGATGCGATTGATGCTTTCGTCACGCACCGCCGTGAAGTAGTCACAAGACGTACCATTTTTGAATTACGTAAAGCGCGTGAAAAAGCTCACGTGTTGGAAGGTTTGGCAATTGCCTTAGCCAATATTGATGCAATCATTGAGCTGATTAAAGAGTCGCCGACTCCGAAGGAAGCGAAAGAAGGATTGATGGGCCGCGGCTGGGAACCTGGCCAGGTTAGCACCATGCTGGCGCGCGCAGGAACTGAAGCTTGTCGCCCAGAAGAGCTGGCTGCAGAGTTCGGTTTCCATGATGGCTTCTACAAACTTTCAGATGCGCAGGCGCAAGCCATTCTTGATTTGCGTTTACACAAGTTGACTGGTCTTGAGCACGACAAAATTCTAGGTGAATATAAAGACTTATTAGGTCTTATCGAAGAGTTGTTGCGCATTTTGATGAGCACTGAGCGTTTACTTGAAGTGATTCGCGAAGAGCTTGAAGAAGTTAGAGAAAACTTTGGTGATGAGCGTCGCTCAGAAATTCTTGATAGCAAATTAGATTTAACGATTGCTGACCTGATCACTGAAGAAGATGTAGTGGTGACTTTATCACACGAAGGCTATGTGAAATACCAGGCCTTGTCAGAATATAAAGCACAACGTCGCGGCGGTCGCGGCAAGTCTGCAACCAAGATGAAAGATGAAGATTTCATTGAAAAGTTATTGGTCGCTTCAACACACGATACGATTCTTTGTTTCTCCTCAACCGGTAAAGTTTATTGGTTGAAAGTGTTTGAATTACCGAATGCTGGTCGCGGCTCGCGTGGTAAGCCAATTGTTAACGTCTTACCATTGGAAAACGGTGAAAGAATTAACGCTATTTTACCTATTCGTGAGTTCTCGGAAGACAAGTTTGTCTTTATGGCAACCGCGAATGGTACCGTTAAGAAAACATCACTTGAACAATTCTCGCGTCCTCGTTCTAACGGCATTATTGCACTTACGATCGCTGATGATGATGAGTTGATCGGCGTAGTCGAAACCGATGGCAGCAACCACATCATGATGTTCAGTGATGCCGGTAAGGTCATTCGATTTGATGAAGCAAACGTGCGTGGCATGGGCCGTACAGCTCGTGGTGTTCGCGGTATGAAATTACCTGAAGGCGCTAAGGTCATTCAGATGATTGTTGCTGAAGAAGATGGTTCGGTTCTTACTGCAACTGAAAATGGTTATGGTAAACGTACTGCGATGGAAGACCATCCATTACGTGGTCGTGGTGGCCAAGGCGTGATCTCTATTCAGATGAGCGAGCGCAATGGCGCTGTTGTCAGTGCGGTTCCAGTCATTGATGGCGATGAAGTTATGCTAATCAGCAAAGGTGGGACCTTAATTCGAACAGGCGTTGATGATATTCGCATCATGGGTCGAAACACCCAAGGCGTTCGCTTAATCAAATTGGATGATGGTGAAACATTGGTCGGTCTGCAACGTATCGTTGAAATTGAAGATGATGAAGATGATGAAGATGAGCTTGAAGAAAGCGAAGTTGTTGAAACCTCCAACAATGAAGAATCGCTTGACGAAACTGATAGCCAAGAAGCAGGTGATGATGAGTAA
- a CDS encoding S9 family peptidase — protein MKYLLILISLTLIGVGIYFATSDKETSQEEQTLIIETTMNDSQKDKSLKPPVAKKVPHEMTIHDDTRVDDYYWMRDDSRTDAEILAHLEAENDYKEAMLAGTKSLQEKLYNEMVSRLEKDKSTVPYRLGDYFYYVRFQEDSEYPIYARKQGSLEADEEILLNVNELAQGHDYFNVASTEVSPNHAILAYSDDSIGRRVYTLRFKDLSTGQLLPDTLEETDGGAVWANDNETIFYIRRDPQTLLGYQVFRHKLGTDQEADVLVYEETDTTYYTGLTKSLDGSFIKIGHYSTETKGESILDANVPDGEFKKFYPLETGHEYSTYKSGEYFYVQTNKEAKNFRLMKVHQSKHNDFSAWEEVIPHRENTQITDVKAFNDFIALTERSNGLTSVRVMNIEDGSFKSVNFDDPAYAARFSTNKNFDSETLRYTYSSLTTPDSIYDFNMVTGESTLLKQDKVLGDFDSNDYQSERLFIDARDGVQVPVSLVYRKDMFKKNGTNPLYQYGYGSYGATMDANFRSNWLSLLDRGFVVAIAHIRGSQMLGRQWYEDGKMFNKINTFTDFIDVTDGLVEQQYAAKDKVFIAGGSAGGLLMGAVINMAPEKYAGVAAHVPFVDVVTTMLDESIPLTTNEYDEWGNPNNKDSYEYMLSYSPYDNVKAQDYPHMLVTTGLHDSQVQYFEPMKWVAKLRDFKTDDNKLLFHTNMEAGHGGASGRFKRLEQTAMEYAFFLDLLGIND, from the coding sequence ATGAAGTATCTTCTTATATTAATTAGCCTTACTTTAATTGGGGTGGGCATATATTTTGCCACCAGCGACAAAGAGACCTCTCAAGAAGAGCAGACCTTAATTATTGAGACCACTATGAATGACTCTCAAAAAGACAAGTCATTAAAGCCACCAGTAGCGAAGAAAGTACCTCATGAAATGACCATTCATGACGATACCCGTGTTGATGACTATTATTGGATGCGTGACGATAGCCGAACAGATGCTGAGATACTTGCTCATCTGGAAGCTGAAAATGATTATAAAGAAGCTATGCTGGCGGGTACCAAGAGCTTGCAGGAAAAGCTTTACAACGAAATGGTGAGCCGTCTTGAAAAAGATAAGTCGACAGTTCCATATCGTTTAGGTGACTATTTCTACTATGTTCGATTCCAGGAAGACAGCGAATATCCTATTTATGCACGTAAACAGGGTTCGCTTGAAGCAGATGAAGAAATTTTACTTAATGTGAATGAACTAGCTCAAGGACATGATTACTTTAATGTAGCATCCACTGAGGTGAGCCCGAATCACGCTATACTAGCCTACTCCGATGACAGTATTGGTCGTCGTGTTTACACCCTTCGCTTTAAAGACCTCTCTACTGGCCAACTATTGCCGGACACACTTGAAGAGACTGATGGTGGAGCGGTTTGGGCCAATGATAATGAAACCATATTTTATATCCGCAGAGATCCGCAAACATTACTGGGCTATCAAGTTTTCCGCCATAAACTCGGTACAGATCAAGAAGCCGATGTTTTAGTATATGAAGAAACTGATACCACATATTATACCGGACTGACCAAATCATTAGATGGCAGCTTCATCAAGATTGGGCACTACAGCACTGAAACCAAAGGCGAGAGTATTCTTGATGCTAACGTGCCAGACGGTGAGTTCAAAAAATTCTACCCTTTAGAAACAGGGCATGAATACTCGACCTACAAATCAGGCGAATATTTTTATGTACAAACCAATAAAGAAGCTAAAAACTTTCGTTTGATGAAAGTGCATCAAAGTAAACATAATGACTTTTCTGCTTGGGAAGAAGTAATTCCACACCGAGAAAACACACAAATCACGGATGTTAAAGCCTTCAATGATTTTATTGCTTTAACCGAACGGAGCAACGGCTTAACCAGCGTTCGTGTCATGAATATTGAAGATGGCAGCTTTAAGTCTGTCAACTTTGATGACCCCGCCTACGCAGCCCGTTTTTCTACTAACAAAAACTTTGACAGCGAAACGTTGCGTTATACTTACTCAAGTCTAACAACTCCTGACTCAATCTATGATTTTAATATGGTCACTGGAGAAAGTACTTTGCTTAAACAAGACAAAGTCTTGGGTGATTTCGACAGCAACGACTATCAAAGTGAGCGTTTATTCATTGATGCCAGAGACGGTGTACAAGTTCCTGTGTCTCTGGTTTATCGTAAAGATATGTTTAAAAAGAATGGAACCAACCCGCTCTATCAATATGGTTATGGTTCCTATGGCGCAACCATGGATGCGAACTTCCGTTCCAATTGGTTATCACTGCTTGATCGTGGTTTTGTGGTAGCGATTGCCCATATTCGTGGCAGCCAGATGCTTGGTCGCCAGTGGTATGAAGATGGAAAAATGTTCAATAAAATCAATACATTCACTGACTTCATTGATGTCACTGACGGTTTGGTTGAACAACAATATGCTGCCAAAGATAAAGTCTTTATTGCAGGCGGCAGCGCAGGTGGCTTATTGATGGGCGCTGTCATTAATATGGCACCAGAAAAGTACGCAGGCGTTGCAGCTCATGTGCCCTTTGTCGATGTAGTGACGACCATGCTAGACGAGTCCATCCCATTAACTACTAATGAGTATGACGAATGGGGCAACCCCAATAATAAGGACTCCTATGAATATATGTTGTCATATTCACCTTATGACAATGTTAAAGCGCAAGACTATCCTCACATGTTAGTCACCACCGGATTGCATGATTCACAGGTTCAATATTTTGAGCCAATGAAGTGGGTCGCTAAACTGCGTGACTTCAAAACGGATGATAATAAACTGCTATTCCACACCAATATGGAGGCTGGTCATGGTGGTGCTTCAGGGAGATTTAAGCGTCTTGAGCAAACAGCTATGGAATACGCTTTCTTCCTCGATTTGCTAGGGATTAATGATTAA
- a CDS encoding TRZ/ATZ family hydrolase has protein sequence MSQTVEQIISAKWVIPVSGDGQKSNKVLNDYSVVVDKGVILELMPTPEVLSKYQTDHHFQLNDHALIPGLVNIHTHAAMSLFKGLADDLPLMIWLENHIWPAEREWVSDEFCEDGLKLAIAEMIRCGTTTFNDMYFQPNMTAKVAHTLGMRATVGMLMFDFPSVWGNGPEDYLKKGLQLRDDYKHHEMIQFAFAPHAPYTVSDEPLKKIATLSNELGIPVHMHVHETAHEVKEGLKNTGKRPIKRLQELGLMTPNLIAVHMTQLQRGEIELLMQNGVSVAHCPQSNMKLASGICPVQELITAGVNIAIGTDGNASNNDLNMLAEMKSAALLGKVFTGSAQACSAHDILHAATYGGAKALGQEDAIGSIEIGKAADLTAINLNTIESQPVYDPVSQIVYTAGREQVSHVWINGDIKLNNQQLVGIDIDEVIQRANHWKNAIQGQA, from the coding sequence GTGAGTCAAACTGTTGAACAAATCATTAGCGCCAAATGGGTTATTCCTGTCAGTGGCGATGGTCAAAAATCGAACAAGGTTCTCAACGATTATTCTGTTGTGGTCGACAAAGGCGTCATTCTTGAGCTAATGCCAACCCCTGAGGTACTCTCAAAATACCAAACCGACCATCATTTTCAGCTGAACGATCACGCCCTCATCCCCGGTTTAGTCAATATCCACACACACGCAGCCATGAGTTTGTTCAAAGGTTTGGCCGATGACTTGCCACTGATGATTTGGCTGGAAAATCACATCTGGCCAGCAGAGCGCGAATGGGTCAGCGATGAGTTCTGTGAAGATGGGCTCAAGTTGGCGATTGCTGAAATGATTCGCTGCGGTACGACGACTTTTAATGATATGTACTTCCAACCCAATATGACCGCAAAGGTTGCTCACACATTGGGAATGCGCGCAACGGTAGGCATGCTGATGTTTGACTTCCCATCGGTCTGGGGTAATGGTCCTGAGGACTACCTTAAAAAAGGCCTGCAGCTGCGTGATGATTACAAGCATCACGAGATGATTCAGTTCGCTTTTGCGCCCCATGCACCCTACACAGTTTCTGACGAACCGCTCAAGAAAATCGCCACCCTGAGTAACGAACTGGGTATTCCTGTGCACATGCATGTTCATGAAACGGCACATGAAGTAAAAGAAGGCTTAAAAAACACCGGAAAGCGCCCTATTAAGCGTTTGCAGGAACTTGGGTTGATGACTCCAAACTTGATTGCTGTCCATATGACGCAGCTGCAACGAGGTGAAATAGAGTTATTGATGCAAAACGGCGTATCTGTTGCACACTGTCCTCAGTCAAATATGAAACTCGCCAGCGGCATATGCCCAGTACAAGAGCTTATAACTGCAGGTGTCAATATAGCGATCGGCACCGATGGAAACGCCAGCAACAATGACTTAAATATGCTCGCTGAGATGAAATCTGCTGCTTTGCTGGGCAAAGTCTTTACCGGATCAGCTCAGGCCTGCTCAGCGCACGATATTCTGCATGCTGCAACCTATGGTGGCGCTAAAGCACTAGGACAGGAAGACGCTATTGGTTCCATTGAGATCGGCAAAGCCGCCGACCTGACGGCCATAAACTTAAACACCATCGAGTCGCAGCCGGTTTATGACCCGGTCTCACAAATCGTTTATACTGCGGGGCGTGAACAGGTCAGCCATGTGTGGATTAATGGTGATATTAAACTTAATAACCAGCAATTGGTCGGAATCGATATTGATGAAGTGATTCAAAGAGCCAATCACTGGAAAAACGCAATTCAAGGTCAAGCCTAA
- a CDS encoding DUF1272 domain-containing protein encodes MLELRPTCENCRKSLPPDSTDAMICTYECTFCRDCVENILENVCPNCGGGFVPRPIRPKTAYLENVSLQHQPAGNREVYSPVSKEAHSKLIEQLADVPPEQR; translated from the coding sequence GTGCTGGAGTTAAGACCTACCTGTGAGAATTGCCGCAAGTCTCTTCCGCCTGATTCAACTGACGCCATGATCTGCACCTATGAGTGCACTTTCTGCCGAGACTGCGTTGAAAACATATTAGAAAATGTCTGCCCTAATTGTGGTGGCGGATTTGTTCCCCGACCAATACGCCCTAAAACAGCTTACTTAGAAAATGTATCATTGCAGCACCAGCCCGCAGGAAACAGAGAGGTTTACTCTCCCGTTAGTAAGGAAGCCCATTCCAAGCTTATAGAGCAGCTTGCTGATGTACCGCCAGAGCAACGCTAA
- the hisC gene encoding histidinol-phosphate transaminase, translated as MSCDFIALANKGVQELHPYQPGKPISELERELGITNIVKLASNENPIGLSGKAKAAMEKEFADLARYPDANGYYLKAKLSERLGVGINQITLGNGSNDVLELIARVFVAPEHEVIYSQHAFVVYPIVTQAIGAKKVIIPAKDWGHDLEATAAAITPNTRMIFIANPNNPTGTWVNKTDLKAFMDKVPQDVIVVVDEAYYEYVEDADYPQTVPWIKEYPNLIVTRTFSKAYGLAGARAGYAVANEEITGLINRPRQPFNMNSLALAAAVAVLDDHEYLQKALDVNKSGMQQLISAFDELGYDYIPSVTNFITVDMKQAAGPLYQQMLEQGVIVRPVGNYEMPNHLRISIGLEEENAKFIRVLREMTK; from the coding sequence ATGAGTTGTGATTTTATCGCTTTGGCCAATAAAGGGGTTCAGGAGTTGCACCCATACCAGCCGGGTAAGCCTATTTCTGAACTTGAAAGAGAGTTGGGTATTACCAATATCGTGAAGTTGGCTAGTAACGAAAACCCAATCGGATTAAGCGGCAAAGCGAAAGCAGCCATGGAGAAAGAGTTTGCCGATTTGGCTCGCTACCCTGATGCCAATGGCTATTATTTGAAAGCCAAGTTGTCTGAGCGCCTGGGCGTAGGGATTAATCAAATTACACTCGGTAATGGCTCTAACGATGTGCTTGAACTGATTGCACGTGTATTTGTAGCGCCTGAGCACGAGGTAATTTACTCGCAACATGCGTTTGTTGTCTATCCGATTGTGACCCAGGCCATTGGCGCTAAGAAGGTGATTATTCCAGCAAAAGATTGGGGGCATGATCTCGAAGCGACAGCTGCGGCAATCACACCGAATACACGCATGATTTTCATCGCTAACCCCAATAACCCTACCGGCACCTGGGTTAATAAAACTGACCTGAAAGCCTTTATGGACAAGGTTCCACAAGACGTGATCGTGGTCGTTGATGAAGCTTATTATGAGTATGTCGAAGATGCCGATTACCCGCAGACAGTTCCTTGGATAAAAGAATATCCAAACTTGATTGTGACTCGTACTTTCTCTAAAGCTTATGGCTTAGCAGGCGCACGTGCAGGTTATGCCGTCGCTAATGAAGAAATTACTGGCTTAATTAATCGTCCTCGCCAGCCTTTTAATATGAACTCGTTAGCGTTAGCAGCTGCAGTTGCTGTTCTTGATGATCACGAGTATCTGCAAAAAGCATTAGATGTTAATAAGTCTGGTATGCAGCAATTAATATCAGCGTTTGATGAGCTTGGCTACGACTATATCCCTTCAGTAACCAATTTTATTACGGTTGATATGAAACAGGCAGCCGGACCTTTGTATCAGCAGATGCTAGAGCAGGGTGTTATTGTTCGTCCAGTGGGCAATTATGAAATGCCAAATCACTTACGTATCAGTATTGGCCTTGAAGAGGAAAATGCTAAGTTTATTCGCGTCTTGCGCGAAATGACTAAGTAA
- the cmk gene encoding (d)CMP kinase gives MNADNKHVPVIAVDGPSGSGKGTISQILATKLGYHLLDSGALYRLTALSVIEQSINPEDKKAVAEAALNLDVVFEPQPDGEQKVLLDGEDVGVKLRLDETSAMASKIAAIPELREALLTRQRQFRQEPGLVADGRDMGTVVFTDADFKIFLTASPEIRAERRYKQLIEKGVDANISHLLKSIIDRDERDRTRTVAPLVPAEGAFVIDSSQLSIDEVVQQILDFMGFSE, from the coding sequence ATGAATGCAGACAATAAGCATGTGCCTGTCATTGCCGTTGATGGGCCAAGTGGTTCTGGAAAGGGCACTATTAGTCAAATTCTTGCAACAAAACTTGGCTACCATCTGCTGGATAGTGGCGCACTGTACCGTTTAACGGCTCTGTCAGTGATTGAGCAATCAATTAATCCTGAAGATAAAAAAGCTGTGGCTGAGGCTGCTTTGAATTTGGATGTTGTGTTTGAGCCGCAACCTGATGGCGAGCAAAAAGTTTTATTGGATGGAGAAGACGTTGGCGTCAAGCTACGATTGGATGAAACCAGTGCTATGGCCTCTAAGATTGCGGCAATACCAGAGCTCAGAGAAGCTTTGTTGACTCGTCAGCGGCAGTTTAGACAGGAACCCGGACTGGTGGCTGATGGAAGAGACATGGGAACGGTGGTTTTTACAGACGCCGACTTTAAGATTTTCTTGACCGCAAGCCCCGAAATACGGGCTGAAAGACGCTATAAACAGTTGATCGAAAAGGGCGTAGATGCTAACATTTCGCACCTTTTAAAAAGCATCATCGATAGAGATGAGCGTGATCGCACTCGAACTGTGGCTCCATTGGTGCCAGCAGAGGGTGCTTTTGTTATTGATAGCTCACAATTATCTATTGATGAAGTGGTTCAGCAAATCCTTGATTTTATGGGGTTTTCTGAATAA
- the ubiG gene encoding bifunctional 2-polyprenyl-6-hydroxyphenol methylase/3-demethylubiquinol 3-O-methyltransferase UbiG: MSKTTEQQANVDQHEINKFEQMASRWWDKEGDFKPLHDINPLRLQFILDNANGLQGKKVLDIGCGGGILTEAMAKEGAQATGIDMGDMPLEVAKLHMLESGLDIDYQKITAEEFAEQHAGQFDVVTCLEMLEHVPDPSSIIKACRKLVKPDGHVFFSTINRNPKSFLFAIVGAEYLLQMLPKGTHDFKKFIRPSELEAWSRPAGLPFQSIIGMHYNPLTKKYWLSHNVDVNYLVHTRPE; the protein is encoded by the coding sequence ATGAGTAAAACAACTGAACAGCAAGCGAACGTTGATCAACACGAAATCAACAAATTTGAACAAATGGCTTCGCGTTGGTGGGATAAGGAAGGTGATTTTAAACCGTTACACGACATTAACCCACTACGTCTACAATTTATTCTGGACAACGCGAATGGCTTGCAAGGAAAGAAGGTGCTGGACATTGGTTGTGGTGGCGGTATTTTAACCGAAGCCATGGCCAAAGAAGGTGCTCAGGCAACCGGGATCGATATGGGTGACATGCCACTCGAAGTCGCCAAACTGCACATGCTTGAGTCAGGACTGGATATCGATTATCAAAAAATAACAGCTGAGGAATTTGCAGAGCAACATGCAGGGCAGTTCGATGTGGTAACGTGCCTGGAAATGCTAGAACATGTTCCCGACCCATCCTCCATTATAAAAGCCTGTCGCAAGCTGGTTAAGCCTGATGGTCATGTGTTTTTCTCAACCATTAATCGCAATCCAAAAAGCTTCCTGTTTGCGATTGTTGGTGCCGAATATCTTTTACAAATGCTACCAAAAGGCACGCACGACTTTAAGAAGTTCATTCGTCCATCGGAACTAGAAGCCTGGAGTCGTCCTGCCGGACTTCCTTTCCAGAGTATTATTGGTATGCATTACAATCCGCTGACTAAAAAGTATTGGCTTAGTCATAATGTGGATGTGAACTATCTAGTTCATACTCGACCTGAATAA